In the genome of Kosmotoga arenicorallina S304, the window GCAGCTCTCGGATTCTCGTCTCTTAAGTCAACCGTGTCATCAGTTCATAGTGTGTTTTTGAGAGAATCAAGAATCAGAATTATAGTTGCAACTATTATAGTATAAAATATAATATGCTATAATTTTATAGGGGTGGCTATGTGTTTGTAAATAGAGATAGCGAGTTACAACTTCTCGAGAATGAGTACAATGCTAATAGAAGCTCCTTTGTAGTTATGTACGGGCGGCGGAGGATTGGAAAAACGACGCTGTTAAAGGAGTTTATAAAAGGCAAAAATGCGATCTATTTTCTGGCTACTGAAGAAAATGAAGAGCAAAACCTGAAGTATTTTCAGAATCTTGCTTACGAAAAGACCCGAAAAAATATATTAAGACCAGAAAATACAGTGAGTTGGGAAGACATATTTGATCTCCTTACCCAAGGAAAAGAGCGGCAGATAATTGTTATAGATGAATACCCATATCTTACAATAGACAACAAGGGGTTCTCTTCAAAGCTCCAACGAATCTGGGATGAAATCCTCAATGAAAGAAACGTAATGCTTGTCTTATGTGGTTCCATGGTGAATATGATGTATTCCGAGACCCTTAGCTACTCAAGTCCCTTGTATGGTAGAAGAACTGCACAAATAAGGTTAAAACAAATGGATTTCGAATATTTAAAAGCTTTCTTTCCCGACAAAAGCAAAACTGAACTGATAGAGCTTTATTCCATTACAGGTGGTGTGCCAAAGTATATCGAGTTATTCAACAATGATAAAAACCTCCATGAGAATATCAAAGATAATATACTGGCGAAAGGCTGTTTTCTATACGAGGAACCAGTGTTTCTACTCAGCAAAGAATTCAGAGAAACGGGAACTTACTTTTCTATATTGAAAAGCATCTCCGAAGGAAATCACAAATTAGGTAATATAGCCTCAAGGCTAAATATCAAGCAAACGTCGTTAAGCTACTATCTCAAGGTTCTAATAGACATGGATCTCATTAAAAGAGAGGTTCCGATTACAGAAAAATACCCTGAAAAAAGCAAAAAAGGGCTTTACATGATAAAAGACAACTTCATTTTGTTCTGGTTCAAATTCGTTTACCCGTATAGAAGCCATCTTGAATTAGATGATACTTCTTACGTGATGGATAAAATAACCAATGGCCTTATAGACAATCACATAAGCTTTGTATATGAAGATCTGTGCAGGAATCTTATAAGAAAGAAAGCCATGATGGGAGAATTCGGTGGAAATATTGCCAAAGTCGGTAAATGGTGGGATGGCACAAATGAAATAGATATTGTTGGTGTAAACAGAGATGGCGAAGCTGTTCTTTTTGGCGAATGCAAGTATCAGAATCGCCCCACAGGACTTATAACCCTTCTTGAATTAGAAGAAAAATCATCGAGGCTCAGGAACAAGGAAAAATTATTGGTGTTGTTTTCAAAATGCGGATTTACCGATGAACTTATCGAGTATTCATCAAACAAAGAAAATATTATCCTCTTTAAGTTGCTTGATATTATTAGCGGGGTATAGATGCTGACAATGTTTGCGGGGCTGTGCTGAGCTAAAGCTGCTATGCAGCGGGTAAGCACGCTGCGCGTGGGTATGACTGGCTAAGCCAGTGTTATGAACTCCTTCGGAGTTGCCACGACCAGCTCTGCTGGTGTTTAGAAGTTCTCTTGGGTCTCGCCCTCTCGGCTCTCGGATTCTCGGTTCTCGGGCACTTAGTCTCGAATCTCGGAATCTCGGTTACTTTTTCTCGCCTTCTCGGTCACTTAGTCTCGGTTCTCGAATCTCGACTAAAAAAAGGGGTGGTTACATGAAAATAATGATCGACATGGACGATGTTTTGACTAACTTCAACATAGCATTTTTAAAGGTTGCAAATGAGATGTATGGAACACCTGTTGATGCTATTATTACAGTCTGGGACTTTTGGAAATGTGTTCCGGGGTTGACTCTTGAAATGGAAGAAAAGGTGTGGGAAAGGATAAAATCTACTGCCAACTTTTACGAGAGCTTACCTGCATATGCTTCTCCTGAAGACCTGAAAAAGCTCGCTGGTTTGTTAAATGAAGGGATTCATGAATTTTATTTCATCACTTCCCGTTTTCCAACAAAAGGGAGAAGTGTTCAGGCTCAAAGCCAGAGATGGCTCGAAAAGCATCTTGGGTGTTCCGGGGCGGTCATTGTCAGTTCCAATAAGGGACAGCTTTGCCAGATACTTGGTATAGACTATGCCATTGATGATGCTCCGCATCACATTGAAAATCTTCTCAGCCATGGAATTAATACTTATATAATTGATTGGCCTTATAACAGGCATATAGAGCATAGATTCAGGATCAAGACGCTTGGGGATTTCCTTGATAGTGTGATTTAATAATTAAGGGGGTTATTATTATGAGAAATGTGAAATTCCTTATTTTGCTTATCTTGTTTATGCAATCTCTTTTATTGTTCGCAGTGGTTTCTCCAAAGTGGGAGGATCAGATAATTTACTTTGTTATGATTGACAGATTTGCTAATGGGGATACGACAAATGATGATTTTGGCTTCGGAGAATATGGTAATGACAATGCTCATTACAATGGTGGCGATTTGGCGGGGCTTATTGAAAAACTCGATTACATCAAAGGATTGGGAGCAACGGCAATTTGGATTACACCTCCTGTTGCCAACCAGTGGTGGAATCCGTGGGTGAATTACGGTGGATATCACGGTTACTGGGCAAGGAATTTCAAGAAAGTGGAAGAGCATTTTGGCGATCTTGAATTATATAAAAAGTTCGTGAATGAAGCCCATAAAAGAGGGTTACTGGTTATTCAAGATATAGTCGCAAATCATGTCGGGGATTATTTCAAATTTGTCGATGGCGAGTTTTTGCTTAACGTCAACAGTGTTCCAACAAGCGCGCCAGAGCAAAGCCCCTTTTTCTTCAACAATTACCCCGAGGATAAGGATAAAAATATCTATCATTGGACTCCTGACATCAGAGACTTTTCCGATCCCGATCAGAAGTTGAATTACCAGATGTCCGGCCTTGATGACCTGAATACCGAAAACCCGGCTATTATAGAAGCCTTAAAAGATTCTTATAACTTCTGGATAAAAGAAGTAGGGGTGGACGGATTCAGAATTGATACCGTAATTTATGTCCCTCACGAATTCTGGAAAGAATTTCTCTCGGGTAATAATGGCATATATGAGATAGCCAAAAGTGTTGGTAAAGAAAATTTTATAACCTTTGGGGAAGCCTGGGTGAGATCAGATCCTTTTGATGATTCTGGAGAACAGGTTATAGAAAGCTATTTTAATGACGGCATGAACGCTATGCTTGATTTCCCTCTCAACATCGAAATCAGGCGTGTATTCAAAGAGGGGAAAGCAACGGCAAATCTCAGATATAGGCTTGAAAAACGTGAAGAATACAATCATCCTGAGCGGTTGGTTACTTTTGTCGATAATCACGATATGGAAAGGTTCTTAAAAGGTGCAGGTTTAGCTTCTTTGAAGCAAGCGCTGGCCTTTCTGTTCACAGTTCCAGGTATACCCGTTATTTATTATGGAACTGAACAGGGATTCTCAGAGACAAGGGCAGCCATGTTCAAAGAGGGATACGCCTCCAATGGTATCGACCACTACAACACAAATTTTGAGCTATATAAGTTTATAAAAGAATTGACTGATCTGAGGAAATCATATCCTATCTTTAGAGATGGAAAAATCACCGTATTAAAGGATAACCCTAATGGGCCCGGTATTTTCGCTTTTAAAATTGAGAACCCTGAAACCACAGCGTTTGTGCTTTTGAATACCGCTGATGAAAGAAGGATAATAACAAACCTCGATACCGGCCTTGAGCCCGGAATGGTGATAGAACCGATTTATGCATACAGTATCCTAAAGAAAAAATACACCGTTGGCGAAGCGGGAAAACTCAACGTTACAATGAACCCGAGATCTTTTTATGTTGCGGTGGCAACAGATCAGAGAAAGAGTTACAAAACATCAACGCTTGAAATATATCCAGAGTTAAAAGATGGCCAAAAAATCAGCGGAAATATTCTGCTAAAGGGAATTGCGGTTAATGCTACTTCTATAAAAGTCATCTTCGATAGTCGCGTGGATTCAAGTGATACAGTAGCAGTAGTGGATGGAGAGTGGTCTTATGAATGGGATATTTCAAAATTCGACCCAGGAGTACACACAGTGGTGTTTA includes:
- a CDS encoding ATP-binding protein, giving the protein MFVNRDSELQLLENEYNANRSSFVVMYGRRRIGKTTLLKEFIKGKNAIYFLATEENEEQNLKYFQNLAYEKTRKNILRPENTVSWEDIFDLLTQGKERQIIVIDEYPYLTIDNKGFSSKLQRIWDEILNERNVMLVLCGSMVNMMYSETLSYSSPLYGRRTAQIRLKQMDFEYLKAFFPDKSKTELIELYSITGGVPKYIELFNNDKNLHENIKDNILAKGCFLYEEPVFLLSKEFRETGTYFSILKSISEGNHKLGNIASRLNIKQTSLSYYLKVLIDMDLIKREVPITEKYPEKSKKGLYMIKDNFILFWFKFVYPYRSHLELDDTSYVMDKITNGLIDNHISFVYEDLCRNLIRKKAMMGEFGGNIAKVGKWWDGTNEIDIVGVNRDGEAVLFGECKYQNRPTGLITLLELEEKSSRLRNKEKLLVLFSKCGFTDELIEYSSNKENIILFKLLDIISGV
- a CDS encoding 5' nucleotidase, NT5C type gives rise to the protein MKIMIDMDDVLTNFNIAFLKVANEMYGTPVDAIITVWDFWKCVPGLTLEMEEKVWERIKSTANFYESLPAYASPEDLKKLAGLLNEGIHEFYFITSRFPTKGRSVQAQSQRWLEKHLGCSGAVIVSSNKGQLCQILGIDYAIDDAPHHIENLLSHGINTYIIDWPYNRHIEHRFRIKTLGDFLDSVI
- a CDS encoding alpha-amylase family glycosyl hydrolase; the encoded protein is MRNVKFLILLILFMQSLLLFAVVSPKWEDQIIYFVMIDRFANGDTTNDDFGFGEYGNDNAHYNGGDLAGLIEKLDYIKGLGATAIWITPPVANQWWNPWVNYGGYHGYWARNFKKVEEHFGDLELYKKFVNEAHKRGLLVIQDIVANHVGDYFKFVDGEFLLNVNSVPTSAPEQSPFFFNNYPEDKDKNIYHWTPDIRDFSDPDQKLNYQMSGLDDLNTENPAIIEALKDSYNFWIKEVGVDGFRIDTVIYVPHEFWKEFLSGNNGIYEIAKSVGKENFITFGEAWVRSDPFDDSGEQVIESYFNDGMNAMLDFPLNIEIRRVFKEGKATANLRYRLEKREEYNHPERLVTFVDNHDMERFLKGAGLASLKQALAFLFTVPGIPVIYYGTEQGFSETRAAMFKEGYASNGIDHYNTNFELYKFIKELTDLRKSYPIFRDGKITVLKDNPNGPGIFAFKIENPETTAFVLLNTADERRIITNLDTGLEPGMVIEPIYAYSILKKKYTVGEAGKLNVTMNPRSFYVAVATDQRKSYKTSTLEIYPELKDGQKISGNILLKGIAVNATSIKVIFDSRVDSSDTVAVVDGEWSYEWDISKFDPGVHTVVFKVYGEKKTDYIYSEDYRVEIDIPEVALVRESDPEGDDKGPYGKYSYPTDITFKNQMDLLGVTLKQVGGSLVLSMKIKDLTTSWSPQNGFDHVTFQIYIDDPNKKGSKILPYQNAEMPEGTDWDYFIFANGWSIVAYSSEGSGPQSFGKPISPTPQVKTNSMTGEITLIISGELFGRPDSYSGFKFYITTWDFDGIEAKYRDLFPQPMSYHFGGGTKSDPYIMDDIFFAIW